The following are encoded together in the Humulus lupulus chromosome 5, drHumLupu1.1, whole genome shotgun sequence genome:
- the LOC133780168 gene encoding actin cytoskeleton-regulatory complex protein PAN1-like: MRESTTGSATGGEEPEQQPPVSPPRRRQTGVTIKEPVGTPPAERSSAPLGKGKKKATEPVEHLDKSSDENDMDSKNVFNIYSAPEAPAAPPSRKKTSKRHPGESSKAPQAKKPRNAGLPEDGPSANETPPSPHEQQTPPAPAGSTPSPAAPTDQTQQAGPALTGGDTTGRTFRSVKDKVAKIAMLTLTASRFRLGTITEQSRFLEQQHADELKVAEQLAAVLDEKNKLAEELREKKKSLDKAIEQRDQFKESNRVNYRAAKQLEEELLASRGETTTLEGRIEKLEQTNASNLESYLPERARQVEIARCVARLAEEERARVPTSPEISLATGMDGADNDAADVVDQSPPQDPPAPQDPPAPQDPSAP; encoded by the exons atgagggagtcaacaacAGGGAGTGCCACGGGTggagaggaacccgagcagcaaccaccagtgTCACCTCCACGAAGGAGACAAACCGGGGTCACGATCAAGGAACCTGTTGGCACTCCTCCAGCAGAGAGGTCCTCTGCCCCCTTGGGGAAggggaaaaagaaggccaccgagcctgtcgaacaCTTGGACAAGTCTTCAGACgagaatg ACATGGACTCCAAGAACGTGTTCAACATTTACAGCGCCCCTGAAGCTCCTGCGGCTCCCCCGAGCAGAAAGAAAACAAGCAagaggcatcctggggaaagcagcAAAGCACCTCAGGCTAAGAAGCCTCGCAATGCAGGCCTCCCAGAGGATGGGCCCTCAGCCAATGAAACTCCACCTTCTCCTcacgagcagcagactccccctgctccagcCGGGTCGACTCCATCTCCAGCGGCCCCAactgaccagactcagcaggccgGTCCTGCTTTGACTGGGGGAGACACAACTGGTCGCACCTTCAGATCGGTCAAGGACAAGGTCGCGAAGATT GCAATGTTGACCCTTACCGCCAGCCGTTTCCGCTTGGGTACTATCACCGAGCAGTCTAGATTCTTGGAGCAACAGCATGCTGATGAACTCAAAGTTGCCGAACAGCTTGCAGCGGTGCTCGATGAGAAGAATAAACTAGCTGAGGAGTTGAGGGAGAAGAAAAAATCTCTTGACAAAGCCATCGAGCAGAgagaccagttcaaggagtctaaccgcgtcaATTACCGCGCGGCTAAACAGCTCGAGGAGGAGCTGCTCGCGAGCCGAGGggagactacaaccttggagggccggatcgagaAGCTTGAGCAAACCaatgccagcaatttggaaag CTACCTTCCTGAGCGCGCAAGGCAGGTCGAGATAGCCCGCTGCGTGGCTCGACTGGCGGAAGAGGAGAGGGCAAGGGTACCTacctcgcccgaaatctccttggcaactGGCATGGATGGGGCAGACAATGATGCTGCAGACGTTGTCGATCAGAgccctcctcaagatcctccggctcctcaagatcctccggctCCTCAAGATCCTTCAGCTCCTTAG
- the LOC133778531 gene encoding calcium-dependent protein kinase 1, whose product MGNSCSTYVSGDGSGGSGNRANHRPSSGGIQILPPDARPSPPRIRPHLPNPTVSSSGPAATGVGRVLGRPIEDVRSTYVFGRELGRGQFGVTYLVTHKETKQQFACKSIAARKLINRDDIEDVRREVQIMHHMTGHRNIVELKGAYEDRHSVNLIMELCAGGELFDRIIAKGHYSERAAANLCRQIVTVVHNCHTMGVMHRDLKPENFLLLSKDEDSPLKATDFGLSVFFKPGDVFKDLVGSAYYVAPEVLRRNYGAEADIWSAGVILYILLSGVPPFWGENEQSIFDAVLRGHIDFSSDPWPSISSSAKDLVKKMLSSDPKERLSAFDVLNHPWMREDGVASDKPLDIAVLTRMKQFRAMNKLKKVALKVIAENLSEEEIMGLKEMFKSMDTDNSGTITYEELKAGLPKLGTKLSESEVRQLMEAADVDGNGTIDYIEFITATMHLNRMEREEHLYTAFEYFDKDKSGYITMEELEQALKKYNMGDEKTIKEIIAEVDTDNDGRINYEEFVAMMRKGNPDMAVNRRRK is encoded by the exons ATGGGCAACTCATGTAGTACCTACGTTTCAGGCGATGGCTCCGGCGGATCGGGTAACCGGGCTAACCATCGCCCCTCAAGCGGCGGCATTCAGATCCTCCCTCCCGATGCCAGACCTTCCCCGCCGAGAATCAGACCCCATTTACCCAACCCTACAGTCTCATCTTCCGGTCCCGCTGCCACCGGAGTTGGCCGCGTACTGGGCCGGCCTATTGAGGATGTCCGGTCCACCTACGTGTTCGGGCGCGAACTGGGTCGGGGTCAGTTTGGGGTCACGTACCTGGTGACTCATAAGGAGACGAAGCAACAATTTGCTTGTAAATCCATAGCCGCGAGGAAGCTCATTAACCGTGACGATATCGAGGATGTCCGGCGCGAGGTACAGATCATGCACCACATGACTGGTCACCGGAACATCGTCGAGCTCAAGGGTGCCTATGAGGATCGCCACTCGGTCAACTTGATCATGGAGCTTTGCGCGGGAGGTGAGCTCTTCGATCGGATCATAGCAAAGGGTCACTACTCTGAGCGAGCTGCTGCTAATCTCTGCCGTCAGATCGTGACTGTGGTTCATAACTGCCATACGATGGGGGTTATGCATCGGGACTTGAAGCCTGAGAACTTTTTGCTCCTTAGCAAAGATGAGGACTCGCCCCTCAAGGCTACTGATTTTGGGCTCTCCGTATTTTTCAAGCCAG GAGATGTATTTAAGGATCTCGTTGGAAGTGCATACTATGTTGCCCCAGAAGTTTTGCGCCGGAATTATGGTGCCGAGGCAGATATTTGGAGTGCTGGCGTTATATTATACATTCTGCTTAGTGGTGTTCCACCATTCTGGGGAG AGAATGAACAAAGTATCTTTGATGCTGTTCTTCGAGGACATATTGATTTCTCTTCTGATCCCTGGCCTTCTATCTCTAGTAGTGCTAAAGATCTTGTGAAGAAAATGCTTTCTTCTGATCCTAAAGAACGGCTTTCAGCATTTGACGTCTTAA ACCATCCATGGATGAGAGAAGATGGTGTTGCTTCTGATAAACCTCTTGATATTGCTGTCTTGACTAGAATGAAACAGTTCAGAGCAATGAACAAACTCAAAAAAGTAGCTTTGAAG GTAATTGCTGAAAATCTTTCTGAAGAGGAAATCATGGGTTTGAAGGAAATGTTTAAATCCATGGACACAGATAATAGTGGAACTATTACATATGAAGAGTTGAAAGCTGGTTTGCCAAAACTTGGTACCAAGCTTTCCGAGTCTGAAGTCAGGCAATTGATGGAAGCG GCTGACGTTGATGGAAATGGGACAATTGATTATATTGAGTTTATAACAGCTACCATGCACTTGAATAGAATGGAAAGAGAGGAACACTTGTACACTGCTTTTGAATATTTTGACAAGGACAAGAGTGG GTACATTACGATGGAAGAATTGGAGCAAGCCCTTAAAAAGTATAACATGGGGGATGAGAAAACAATAAAGGAAATCATTGCAGAAGTTGACACAGACAAC GATGGTAGAATAAACTATGAAGAATTTGTAGCAATGATGAGGAAAGGCAATCCAGATATGGCAGTAAACAGACGGCGCAAATAA